A genomic segment from Nicotiana tabacum cultivar K326 chromosome 7, ASM71507v2, whole genome shotgun sequence encodes:
- the LOC142162429 gene encoding uncharacterized protein LOC142162429, with protein MRVALLVKNKLGFVDGTCQITSYKGELAAQWERCNAVVVSWLSNTVAAKLVPSIMYASSARKIWDEFKERFDKDDLTRIYQISADIAALKQGTDSVTSYFSKLKDLWNELDIITPLPLCDCEESRPYVDHLMRQRLLQFLMGLNESYSHVRSAVLLKGQFLL; from the coding sequence ATGAGAGTGGCTCTCCTAGTGAAGAACAAATTAGGTTTTGTGGATGGAACTTGTCAAATAACTTCGTACAAAGGTGAATTGGCAGCGCAATGGGAGAGATGTAATGCAGTGGTCGTCTCATGGCTCAGCAACACTGTAGCGGCAAAGTTGGTGCCGAGCATCATGTACGCTTCAAGTGCGAGAAAGATCTGGGACGAGTTCAAGGAAAGGTTTGACAAAGATGATCTAACTAGAATTTACCAAATTTCTGCTGATATTGCTGCTCTTAAGCAAGGAACAGATTCTGTGACTTCTTATTTCTCAAAGTTGAAAGACTTATGGAATGAGTTAGATATCATAACACCTTTACCCTTATGTGATTGTGAAGAATCACGTCCATATGTAGATCACCTGATGAGACAAAGACTTTTACAATTTTTAATGGGGTTAAATGAGAGTTACAGTCATGTGAGGAGTGCAGTGTTGCTAAAAGGCCAGTTCTTACTGTGA
- the LOC142162430 gene encoding uncharacterized protein LOC142162430, which produces MQSKLSSCPYLISSYVCYDHISPTYKASLAAYSAVFEPSSYAKACKDPLWVKYKSNGEVERYKVRFVAKGYSQEEGLDYKETFSPVAKMVTVRWLFKPGGVSEGSNLVVILVYVDDLLVTGTNLKLIEQVGKDLQFGEALISWKSKNQGTVSGSLVGAEFRSMATTVAEATWLTGLFRELNIEVEVLIHLFYDSRVAIQIAAHPIFHERIKHIDIGCHFVRGKI; this is translated from the exons ATGCAGTCTAAGCTGTCCTCTTGTCCTTATCTTATCTCCTCATATGTTTGTTATGATCACATATCCCCTACCTATAAAGCTTCCTTGGCTGCTTACTCAGCAGTCTTTGAGCCTTCATCCTATGCTAAAGCATGCAAAGATCCTCTCTGG GTGAAATACAAATCAAATGGAGAGGTTGAACGATATAAAGTCAGGTTTGTAGCAAAAGGCTATAGTCAAGAGGAAGGATTGGACTATAAAGAGACATTCTCTCCTGTGGCCAAAATGGTTACAGTAAG ATGGCTTTTCAAGCCAGGAGGAGTATCAGAAG GATCAAATCTGGTGGTCATACTTGTCTATGTGGATGATCTCCTAGTAACAGGAACTAACTTGAAGCTGATTGAGCAAGTGGGAAAGGACTTACAA TTTGGAGAAGCTTTAATATCATGGAAATCAAAGAACCAAGGAACAGTCTCAGGAAGCTTAGTTGGAGCAGAATTCAGAAGCATGGCCACAACAGTAGCAGAAGCTACATGGCTAACAGGACTATTCAGAGAGCTTAACATTGAGGTTGAAGTTCTAATACACCTTTTCTATGATAGCAGAGTTGCTATTCAAATTGCAGCTCATCCCATCTTTCATGAAAGGATAAAGCATATTGACATAGGCTGTCACTTTGTGAGAGGGAAAATTTAG
- the LOC107779475 gene encoding LOB domain-containing protein 23-like, which translates to MTSSRCAACKQLRRRCPSNCIFLPYFPPNNPQRFSYVHKVYGASNVGKMLQQVQEHQRADVADSLYLEAYCRIKDPVYGCVGIVTLLHEEIYHVQCQLAKVQAQIDLLKAQAQVQGELQQQVV; encoded by the exons atgacTTCCTCACGTTGTGCAGCTTGCAAGCAATTAAGAAGAAGATGCCCTTCCAATTGTATATTTTTGCCATATTTTCCTCCAAATAATCCTCAAAGATTTTCTTATGTTCATAAAGTCTATGGTGCTAGCAATGTTGGAAAGATGCTCCAG CAAGTACAAGAGCATCAACGAGCAGATGTAGCAGACTCATTGTACTTAGAGGCATATTGCAGAATTAAGGATCCAGTTTATGGTTGTGTTGGTATCGTTACTCTTTTACATGAAGAAATCTACCACGTACAATGTCAATTGGCTAAAGTACAAGCTCAAATCGACTTGCTCAAAGCTCAAGCACAAGTTCAAGGAGAGTTACAGCAACAAGTAGTCTAA